From Deinococcus sp. Marseille-Q6407, one genomic window encodes:
- the nspC gene encoding carboxynorspermidine decarboxylase — protein sequence MTELPAGLQLPEVTDPQRVNWQEIPSPAFVLDETRLRRNLALISYVQQQSGAQIIVAFKGFSMWSTFPVLREYGITGATASSLNEVILADEEMQGEVHTYAPAYSDEDFPEILRRSDHIVFNSLSQWERFRPQVEAARGGGGRTIHAGLRVNPEYAEVETDLYNPAGPFSRLGITRREFPDTLPEGINGLHFHTLCEKDSDTLERTLEVLEEKFGDILASEQLTWVNFGGGHLMTREGYDIERLIRVVRAFREKWNVHVILEPGSAFGWQTGWLVSSVLDVVHNVKDAALLDVSVSAHMPDVLEMPYRPRILGAGDPPDDEHREAETETVGHRYIIGGTTCLAGDVVGEYVFPQRLKVGDRVVFDDMIHYTMVKTTFFNGVKHPDIGILHADGRYERVKAFGYQEFKAKLS from the coding sequence ATGACCGAGCTGCCCGCAGGCCTCCAGCTGCCCGAAGTGACCGACCCGCAGAGGGTGAACTGGCAGGAGATTCCCAGCCCCGCCTTCGTGCTGGATGAAACCCGGCTGCGGCGCAATCTGGCCCTGATTTCATATGTGCAGCAGCAAAGCGGCGCGCAGATTATCGTGGCCTTCAAGGGCTTTTCGATGTGGTCCACGTTTCCCGTCCTGCGCGAGTACGGCATCACCGGAGCCACCGCCAGCAGCCTGAACGAGGTGATTCTGGCCGACGAGGAGATGCAGGGCGAAGTCCACACTTACGCGCCGGCCTACTCGGACGAGGACTTCCCGGAAATCCTGCGCCGCTCGGACCACATCGTGTTCAACTCGTTGTCGCAGTGGGAGCGCTTCCGGCCGCAGGTGGAAGCTGCCCGCGGGGGAGGGGGCCGCACCATTCACGCCGGCCTACGGGTCAACCCCGAATACGCCGAGGTGGAAACCGACCTCTACAACCCCGCCGGGCCGTTCTCGCGCCTGGGCATCACCCGCCGTGAGTTCCCGGACACTCTCCCGGAAGGCATCAACGGCCTGCACTTTCATACCCTCTGCGAGAAGGATTCCGACACCCTGGAGCGCACCCTGGAAGTGCTGGAAGAAAAGTTCGGCGACATCCTGGCCTCGGAGCAGCTGACCTGGGTCAATTTCGGCGGCGGGCACCTGATGACCCGTGAGGGATACGACATCGAGCGCCTGATCCGGGTGGTGCGCGCCTTCCGCGAAAAGTGGAATGTTCACGTGATTCTGGAACCCGGCAGCGCCTTCGGCTGGCAGACCGGCTGGCTGGTCTCAAGCGTGCTGGACGTGGTGCATAACGTCAAGGACGCCGCGCTGCTGGACGTTTCCGTCTCGGCGCACATGCCCGACGTGCTGGAAATGCCTTACCGCCCCCGCATTCTGGGGGCCGGCGACCCGCCCGACGACGAACACCGCGAGGCCGAGACTGAAACGGTGGGGCACCGCTATATCATCGGCGGCACCACCTGTCTGGCCGGCGACGTGGTAGGTGAGTATGTCTTCCCGCAGCGGCTGAAGGTGGGTGACCGGGTCGTGTTCGACGACATGATTCACTACACCATGGTCAAGACGACCTTCTTCAACGGCGTCAAACACCCCGATATCGGCATTCTGCATGCGGATGGGCGCTACGAGCGGGTCAAGGCCTTCGGCTATCAGGAATTCAAAGCCAAACTGAGCTGA
- the dnaA gene encoding chromosomal replication initiator protein DnaA, with protein MLAYVRNNISEVEYHTWFAPVKTLGVREGALVLGVRNSFAQEWFRKHYLGLIEDALRSLGAENPQVSFEVLPAVQEAMILPDAPAPAPKPSGGTLRPARQAPDPELSKLLNPKYTFENFVVGPNNNLAHAAALAVAESPGKAYNPLFIYGDVGLGKTHLMHAVGHYLMERHPEKRIAYVSTESFTNELINSIRDDKTTQFRDRYRSVDLLLVDDIQFLARKERTQEEFFHTFNALYESHKQIILSSDRPPKDIQTLEGRLRSRFEWGLITDIQSPEFETRVAILKMNAEQAQINIPQDVLELIARQVTTNIRELEGALMRVVAFSSLNNVPFSRAVAAKALSNVFAPQELQVEMPEVVRAAAQLFDVSTEQIRGSGRARDIVVPRQISMYLIREMTAHSLPEIGQYFGRDHSTVMHAVNKVSENIKKDEEMALQVSRLRRQLEGLPDLEGTETPGDF; from the coding sequence GTGCTGGCTTATGTCCGCAATAACATTTCGGAAGTGGAGTACCACACCTGGTTTGCTCCGGTCAAAACGCTGGGTGTGCGCGAGGGCGCGCTGGTGCTGGGCGTCCGCAATTCCTTTGCGCAGGAGTGGTTCCGCAAGCACTACCTGGGCCTGATTGAAGACGCGCTGCGGAGCCTGGGCGCCGAGAATCCGCAGGTCAGTTTCGAGGTGCTGCCAGCCGTGCAGGAAGCCATGATTCTGCCGGATGCACCAGCTCCAGCACCCAAGCCTTCAGGGGGAACACTGAGGCCGGCGCGCCAAGCCCCAGACCCCGAGCTGAGCAAGCTGCTGAATCCCAAGTACACCTTCGAGAACTTCGTGGTGGGGCCCAACAACAACCTAGCTCACGCCGCCGCACTGGCGGTGGCCGAGTCGCCCGGCAAAGCCTACAACCCCCTGTTCATTTACGGCGACGTGGGCCTGGGCAAGACCCACCTGATGCACGCGGTGGGGCACTACCTGATGGAGCGGCACCCCGAAAAACGGATCGCCTATGTCTCGACCGAGTCCTTTACCAACGAGCTGATCAATTCCATCCGCGACGACAAGACCACCCAATTTCGCGACCGCTACCGTTCGGTGGACCTGTTGCTGGTGGACGATATTCAGTTTCTGGCCCGTAAGGAACGGACCCAGGAAGAGTTCTTCCACACCTTCAATGCCCTCTACGAGAGCCACAAGCAGATCATTCTCAGTTCCGACCGGCCGCCCAAGGACATCCAAACCTTGGAAGGGCGCCTACGCAGCCGCTTCGAATGGGGCCTGATCACTGATATCCAGTCGCCGGAATTCGAAACTCGGGTGGCCATCTTGAAAATGAATGCGGAACAGGCCCAGATCAATATCCCGCAGGACGTGCTGGAACTGATTGCGCGGCAGGTGACCACCAACATCCGTGAGCTGGAGGGTGCCTTGATGCGGGTGGTGGCGTTTTCCAGCCTCAACAACGTACCTTTCAGCCGCGCCGTAGCAGCAAAAGCCCTTTCCAATGTCTTTGCACCGCAGGAACTCCAGGTGGAAATGCCGGAAGTGGTCCGGGCAGCTGCGCAGCTGTTTGACGTCAGCACCGAACAGATCCGGGGCAGTGGCCGGGCCCGCGACATTGTGGTGCCGCGCCAGATTTCCATGTATCTGATCCGGGAAATGACCGCCCATTCATTGCCGGAGATCGGACAGTATTTTGGCCGTGACCATTCTACCGTGATGCACGCAGTAAATAAGGTCAGCGAGAACATCAAGAAAGACGAGGAAATGGCTCTCCAGGTCAGCCGCTTGCGCCGGCAGCTTGAGGGCCTCCCCGACCTGGAAGGCACAGAAACCCCGGGAGATTTCTGA
- a CDS encoding 2-phosphosulfolactate phosphatase yields MSRRLSVDLLPGLHPAGAAGGTALVIDVLRATTTATTFLEHGADAVVFAPSPELAFARRQHPASGTRTLLAGERGGIRLEGFDLGNSPLDAQAGSWAGHTLVMNTTNGTAAAHTAAQAADHILLACLRNAPAAAARALAREGDITIVCSGTDAQVSLDDCYTAGVLVRGLLAAAPAGTFLPNDSAQMALALLDRWPDPAAALQASAHGQRLLGMGDTDLAFADLALDVAFCAELGVSSCVPELRGSEAGGLVFR; encoded by the coding sequence ATGAGCCGCCGCCTCAGCGTGGACCTGCTGCCGGGGCTGCACCCGGCCGGGGCCGCAGGCGGCACCGCGCTGGTGATCGACGTGCTACGGGCCACCACCACCGCCACCACTTTTCTGGAACACGGTGCCGACGCGGTGGTCTTTGCGCCCAGCCCCGAGCTGGCCTTTGCCCGCCGGCAGCACCCCGCTTCCGGCACCCGGACGCTGCTGGCCGGTGAGCGGGGCGGCATCCGGCTGGAGGGCTTCGACCTGGGCAACAGCCCACTGGACGCGCAGGCCGGCAGCTGGGCCGGGCACACCCTGGTCATGAACACCACCAACGGCACCGCCGCCGCCCACACCGCCGCGCAGGCCGCCGACCACATCCTGCTGGCCTGCCTGCGCAACGCGCCGGCAGCCGCGGCCCGGGCGCTGGCACGGGAGGGCGACATCACCATCGTCTGTTCCGGCACCGATGCCCAGGTCAGCCTGGACGACTGCTACACCGCCGGCGTGCTGGTGCGCGGGCTGCTGGCGGCTGCGCCGGCAGGCACTTTTCTGCCCAACGACTCGGCGCAGATGGCGCTGGCGCTGCTGGACCGCTGGCCGGACCCGGCTGCCGCGCTGCAGGCCAGCGCACACGGCCAGCGCCTGCTGGGCATGGGCGACACCGATCTGGCTTTTGCCGACCTGGCGCTGGACGTGGCTTTCTGCGCCGAGTTGGGCGTCAGCAGCTGCGTGCCGGAACTGCGCGGCAGCGAAGCCGGCGGACTGGTCTTCCGGTAG
- the fba gene encoding class II fructose-1,6-bisphosphate aldolase, translating to MLVTGKEILVPAREGKYGVPAFNTNNMESTQAIIHTAEKLEAPVMVQMSEGAIKYGGQDLANIVIDMARRATIPVALHLDHGSSYESALKAISMGFTSVMIDASHHEFADNVRETKRVVEAAHAMGISVEAELGRLGGIEEHVVVDEKDAFLTNPDEAVKFIEDTGVDYLAIAIGTSHGAYKGKGRPFIDHDRIEKIAGMTTIPLVAHGSSGVPKEITDRFRAAGGEIGDAAGIADEDLTRAVQHGIAKVNVDTDLRLAASVGVREAFQANPKEFDPRKWMGPARDVMSEIVAHKLQVLGAAGKASMQALK from the coding sequence ATGCTCGTTACCGGCAAAGAAATTCTGGTTCCCGCCCGCGAGGGCAAGTACGGCGTTCCCGCCTTCAACACCAACAACATGGAGAGTACTCAGGCGATCATCCACACCGCCGAGAAGCTCGAAGCGCCCGTGATGGTGCAGATGTCCGAAGGCGCCATCAAGTACGGCGGCCAGGACCTCGCCAACATCGTGATTGATATGGCCCGCCGCGCCACCATTCCCGTCGCGCTGCACCTGGACCACGGCTCCAGCTACGAGTCGGCCCTCAAGGCCATCAGCATGGGCTTTACCTCGGTGATGATCGACGCTTCGCACCACGAATTTGCCGACAACGTGCGCGAAACTAAGCGTGTGGTGGAAGCCGCCCACGCCATGGGCATCAGTGTGGAAGCCGAGCTGGGCCGCCTGGGCGGTATCGAGGAACACGTGGTGGTGGACGAGAAGGACGCCTTCCTGACCAACCCTGACGAAGCCGTCAAGTTCATTGAAGACACCGGCGTGGATTACCTCGCCATTGCCATCGGCACCTCGCACGGCGCCTACAAGGGCAAGGGCCGGCCCTTTATCGACCACGACCGCATCGAGAAGATCGCCGGCATGACCACCATTCCGCTGGTGGCCCACGGTTCCAGCGGCGTGCCCAAGGAAATCACCGACCGCTTCCGCGCCGCCGGCGGCGAAATCGGCGACGCGGCCGGCATCGCCGACGAGGACCTGACCCGCGCCGTGCAGCACGGCATTGCCAAGGTGAACGTGGACACCGACCTGCGGCTGGCCGCCAGCGTGGGCGTGCGCGAAGCCTTCCAGGCCAACCCCAAGGAATTCGACCCCCGCAAGTGGATGGGCCCGGCCCGTGACGTGATGAGCGAAATCGTGGCCCACAAGCTGCAGGTGCTGGGCGCCGCCGGCAAGGCCAGCATGCAGGCGCTGAAGTAA
- the rpe gene encoding ribulose-phosphate 3-epimerase yields MTDAAARPPVILSPSLLACDFTRLGEELATLKNAGVPWAHVDVMDGQFVPNISFGLPILAAARRASDLYMDVHLMIEQPERFLHDFAEAGADGMTVQVESTRHIHRAVGQIRELGKRAGVTLNPGTPLEMIRPVLADVDLVLVMSVNPGFGGQKFIGSSVERVRTVRRWLDEIGSAAELQVDGGVTAANARELVEAGATNLVAGSAIFGAAGGAAAGVQAFQAALAEQA; encoded by the coding sequence GTGACCGACGCTGCTGCCCGCCCCCCTGTCATCCTCTCGCCCAGCCTGCTGGCCTGCGACTTCACGCGGCTGGGCGAGGAACTCGCCACCCTGAAAAATGCCGGTGTGCCCTGGGCGCACGTGGACGTGATGGACGGGCAGTTCGTGCCCAACATTTCCTTCGGCCTGCCAATTCTGGCGGCGGCCCGCCGGGCTTCGGACCTGTATATGGACGTTCACCTGATGATCGAGCAGCCGGAACGCTTCCTGCACGACTTTGCCGAGGCCGGCGCCGACGGCATGACGGTGCAGGTGGAAAGCACCCGGCACATTCACCGGGCAGTGGGCCAGATTCGCGAGCTGGGCAAGCGGGCAGGCGTCACCCTGAATCCCGGCACCCCGCTGGAGATGATCCGGCCGGTGCTGGCCGACGTGGACCTGGTGCTGGTGATGAGCGTGAATCCCGGCTTCGGCGGGCAGAAATTCATCGGCTCCAGCGTGGAACGGGTACGCACGGTGCGCCGCTGGCTGGACGAGATCGGCTCGGCGGCGGAGTTGCAGGTGGACGGCGGCGTGACGGCCGCCAACGCCCGCGAGCTGGTCGAGGCCGGCGCGACCAATCTGGTGGCCGGCAGTGCCATTTTCGGGGCCGCCGGGGGCGCCGCCGCCGGCGTGCAGGCTTTCCAGGCGGCACTGGCCGAGCAGGCATGA
- a CDS encoding glycogen synthase: MTFSAPAAPTVHVASEVFPFSRTGGLADVLGALPAAQAAAGTAVMVVSPWYRDLADAAAVESVGTLNIDGIGEVRLGHERRAGVEYLFLGLEAFDREGLYHSDDVQRFSAFGCAVLPALQALNVQPQLLHGHDWQAALAVAHAHLSGWPTVFTIHNLQYQGRWSLHEAAGWTALPAWTFQPDFVEFFGDLNLLKAGLVFADRVTTVSPTYAQEITTPEYGEGLEGVLQRLDSEGRLCGILNGLDLDRWNPRRDAAIMNYSGPRSKASNRRRLRAEFGFDRAPVLGTVSRLADQKGMDLLLLALPELVKSWNVVILGGGDPLLEAAFQGWHFHPRVAFVSGLNEPLAHRIYAGADVFAMPSRFEPCGLSQMIALRYGTLPVVRATGGLKDTVPPSIGFPFVPATSQALLDACSEALATRRDRAEWERRVKAGMALDFSWNASAQAYRDLYSEILAEG, from the coding sequence ATGACCTTTTCTGCGCCGGCTGCTCCCACCGTCCACGTGGCTTCCGAGGTCTTTCCTTTCTCGCGCACTGGCGGCTTGGCCGATGTGCTGGGGGCCCTCCCGGCGGCGCAGGCTGCGGCCGGTACGGCGGTGATGGTGGTCTCGCCCTGGTACCGCGACCTGGCCGACGCCGCCGCTGTGGAGAGCGTAGGAACACTGAACATTGACGGCATAGGCGAGGTGCGGCTGGGCCACGAGCGGCGGGCCGGCGTGGAGTATCTGTTTCTGGGCCTGGAAGCTTTTGACCGCGAAGGGCTTTATCACTCCGACGATGTGCAGCGCTTCAGCGCATTTGGATGCGCCGTCCTGCCGGCTCTGCAAGCGCTGAATGTCCAGCCGCAGTTGCTGCACGGCCACGACTGGCAGGCCGCGCTGGCGGTGGCGCACGCGCATCTGAGCGGCTGGCCTACCGTCTTTACCATACATAACCTGCAGTATCAAGGGCGCTGGTCGCTGCACGAGGCGGCCGGCTGGACCGCTCTGCCGGCCTGGACCTTTCAGCCGGATTTCGTGGAATTTTTCGGCGACCTGAACCTGCTCAAGGCCGGTCTGGTCTTTGCCGACCGGGTGACCACTGTCAGCCCGACCTATGCGCAGGAAATCACCACGCCCGAATACGGTGAGGGGCTGGAAGGTGTGTTGCAGCGGCTGGACAGCGAGGGCCGGCTGTGCGGCATTCTGAACGGGCTGGACCTGGACCGCTGGAACCCCCGGCGTGACGCCGCAATCATGAATTATTCCGGCCCGCGCAGCAAGGCGAGCAACCGCCGCCGCCTGCGCGCGGAGTTCGGCTTCGACCGGGCGCCAGTGCTGGGCACCGTGAGCCGGCTGGCCGACCAGAAAGGCATGGACCTGCTGCTGCTGGCCCTGCCGGAACTGGTAAAAAGCTGGAACGTGGTGATTCTGGGCGGCGGCGACCCCCTGCTGGAAGCGGCTTTTCAGGGCTGGCACTTTCACCCACGGGTGGCCTTCGTGAGCGGGTTGAACGAGCCACTGGCCCACCGCATCTACGCTGGGGCGGATGTGTTTGCTATGCCCAGTCGCTTCGAGCCGTGTGGCCTGTCGCAGATGATTGCGCTGCGCTACGGCACACTGCCGGTGGTGCGGGCAACCGGTGGCCTAAAAGACACGGTGCCGCCCAGCATCGGTTTTCCCTTCGTCCCGGCCACCTCACAGGCACTGCTGGACGCCTGCAGCGAGGCGCTCGCCACCCGCCGCGACCGGGCGGAATGGGAGCGCCGGGTCAAGGCCGGCATGGCGCTGGATTTCAGCTGGAACGCTTCGGCACAGGCTTACCGCGATCTCTACAGCGAGATTCTGGCAGAAGGCTGA
- the dnaN gene encoding DNA polymerase III subunit beta, translated as MKATVTKKVLSEGLGLLERVVPSRNSNPLLTSLKIDASEQGLSLSGTNLEVDLASFAPAEVQDPQAFVVPAHLLSQIVRTLGGELVELELNGEELSVRSGGSDFKIQTGDVTAFPELNFPDRVDATVQAADLARALNSVRYAASNEAFQAVFRGIKLEKRGDGARVVASDGYRVALHDFALEGEVRELIMPARSVDELVRMLRGGEATLSYGEGQLSVTTDRVRMNLKLLDGEFPDYERVIPAETKLQVKLASATLKESVGRVAVLADKNANNRVEFLVSEGQLQLNAEGDYGRAHDTLTVEQSGTEPAISLAFNAKYVQDALGPIDGEAEMLFAESTKPAIFRPASGGGYMAVLVALRV; from the coding sequence ATGAAAGCCACCGTAACCAAGAAAGTCCTGAGTGAAGGCCTGGGTCTCCTCGAAAGGGTGGTGCCTAGCCGGAACTCCAATCCGCTGCTGACCTCGCTCAAGATTGACGCTTCTGAACAGGGCCTGAGCTTGAGCGGCACCAATCTGGAAGTAGATCTGGCCAGTTTTGCGCCGGCAGAGGTACAGGATCCGCAGGCTTTTGTGGTGCCGGCGCACTTGCTGTCGCAAATCGTCCGGACACTGGGCGGCGAACTGGTCGAATTGGAACTGAACGGTGAAGAACTCTCGGTACGTTCGGGCGGTTCCGATTTCAAAATTCAGACCGGCGACGTGACCGCTTTTCCTGAATTGAATTTTCCTGACCGGGTGGACGCCACCGTACAGGCAGCAGACCTGGCCCGGGCCCTGAACAGTGTGCGGTATGCTGCCAGCAATGAGGCTTTTCAGGCCGTGTTCCGGGGTATCAAGCTGGAAAAACGTGGCGACGGAGCTCGCGTAGTGGCGTCTGATGGTTACCGGGTGGCCCTGCATGACTTTGCTCTTGAAGGCGAAGTCCGTGAATTGATCATGCCAGCCCGCAGCGTGGACGAGTTGGTCCGCATGCTCCGCGGCGGTGAAGCAACACTCAGCTACGGCGAAGGCCAGCTGAGTGTAACCACCGACCGAGTCCGGATGAACTTGAAACTGCTAGACGGCGAGTTCCCCGACTATGAGCGGGTAATTCCTGCCGAGACCAAGCTGCAGGTCAAGTTGGCGTCGGCTACCTTAAAAGAATCGGTGGGGCGCGTGGCCGTGCTGGCCGATAAGAATGCCAATAACCGGGTGGAATTTCTGGTGTCTGAAGGCCAACTGCAGCTGAACGCCGAGGGCGATTACGGCCGAGCACACGACACCCTCACCGTGGAGCAAAGCGGCACTGAGCCGGCTATCAGCTTGGCTTTTAATGCCAAGTATGTGCAGGATGCCCTCGGCCCTATTGACGGAGAAGCCGAGATGCTTTTTGCAGAGTCCACCAAACCGGCCATTTTCCGCCCGGCTTCTGGAGGCGGCTATATGGCCGTGCTGGTTGCTTTACGGGTCTGA
- a CDS encoding metallophosphoesterase, with protein MSEPRTVFVVPDLHGRADLLEAAVRYAEAHWPNWHLLCLGDAIDRGPDSLRCVVRLLELRAEGRATLLMGNHERMALDGPQHFQQFVDSGNPEEFRLAMQGLQWWMRAGGESVRRELGGLTLEDFPEVLREYLSELPRMVFVDAQGGIHQQPPAGGPSVLVAHASPPKAHRDYPNPMSAVLWLRPQDGPFRLPPGVTYSVHGHTPVRVVVQQAEQVYLDLGAYQTGRLALLPLHVERPRGLVVLEGAGQPEAAERFPAFGQMLPAELVRV; from the coding sequence ATGTCCGAGCCCCGCACCGTCTTTGTGGTTCCTGACCTGCATGGCCGCGCCGACCTGCTGGAAGCGGCTGTTCGCTACGCCGAAGCCCACTGGCCCAACTGGCATTTGCTGTGCTTGGGTGACGCCATTGACCGTGGCCCGGACTCGCTGCGCTGCGTGGTGCGGCTGCTGGAACTGCGCGCCGAGGGCCGCGCCACTCTGCTGATGGGCAACCACGAGCGCATGGCCCTGGACGGCCCGCAGCATTTTCAGCAGTTTGTAGACAGCGGCAATCCTGAGGAGTTCCGTCTGGCCATGCAGGGTCTGCAGTGGTGGATGCGGGCCGGCGGCGAGTCGGTGCGCCGCGAGCTGGGCGGCCTGACGCTGGAAGACTTTCCCGAGGTGCTGCGCGAGTACCTGTCGGAGCTGCCACGGATGGTGTTCGTGGACGCGCAGGGCGGTATTCACCAGCAGCCCCCGGCCGGCGGCCCCAGCGTGCTGGTGGCCCATGCCAGCCCGCCCAAAGCGCACCGCGACTATCCCAACCCCATGTCGGCGGTGCTGTGGTTGCGCCCGCAGGACGGCCCCTTCCGGCTGCCGCCCGGCGTGACCTACTCGGTGCATGGGCATACTCCGGTGCGGGTGGTGGTGCAGCAGGCGGAGCAGGTCTACCTGGACCTGGGCGCCTACCAGACCGGCCGGCTGGCGCTGCTGCCGCTGCATGTGGAGCGGCCCCGGGGCCTGGTGGTGCTGGAAGGGGCCGGCCAGCCGGAAGCTGCCGAGCGGTTCCCCGCTTTCGGGCAGATGCTGCCGGCCGAGCTGGTGCGGGTGTAA
- a CDS encoding metallophosphoesterase: MNDDRQLTRREWLQRTGLGLLGLGGLLGGSAVAQGYGLSITRHRRPLSGLQAPLKVAFLTDLHYGLFIEARSVQRWADVTLAERPDLILLGGDFVDVRPGERPTALLEQLARLQAPLGVYGVWGNHDYGSFGRYDSRWRGEGRPGWPEFRRELTGQLAEAGVQILRNASAQPRPDLYLAGTDDWQWGDRPDLSRLLAGAGKRATLLLTHNPDILPTFPQHIGLTLIGHTHGGQVRLPGIGAVKVPSAYGTRYAMGWHQGAHGSPAYVSRGLGVSGLPVRMLCPPEITVLELFPA, translated from the coding sequence ATGAACGACGACCGCCAGCTGACCCGCCGGGAATGGTTGCAGCGCACGGGCCTGGGCCTGTTGGGCCTGGGTGGCCTGTTGGGTGGCAGCGCTGTGGCCCAGGGCTACGGCCTGAGCATCACCCGGCACCGCCGGCCCCTGAGCGGGCTGCAAGCCCCGCTGAAGGTGGCCTTTCTGACCGATCTGCACTACGGGCTATTTATCGAAGCACGCAGTGTGCAACGCTGGGCCGACGTGACCCTGGCCGAGCGGCCGGACCTGATTCTGTTGGGCGGCGATTTTGTGGATGTCCGCCCCGGCGAGCGGCCCACCGCGCTGCTGGAGCAGCTGGCCCGCTTGCAGGCTCCACTGGGCGTCTATGGCGTGTGGGGCAACCACGACTACGGCAGTTTCGGCCGCTACGACTCGCGCTGGCGCGGTGAAGGGCGCCCCGGCTGGCCGGAATTCCGCCGTGAGTTGACCGGGCAGCTGGCAGAAGCCGGCGTGCAGATTCTGCGCAACGCCTCCGCCCAGCCCCGGCCGGACCTCTATCTGGCCGGCACCGACGACTGGCAGTGGGGGGACCGGCCGGACCTGAGCCGCCTGCTGGCCGGCGCGGGGAAGCGGGCCACGCTGCTGCTCACCCACAACCCGGACATCCTGCCCACCTTTCCGCAGCACATCGGGCTGACGCTGATCGGGCACACCCACGGCGGGCAGGTGCGGCTGCCGGGCATCGGCGCTGTCAAGGTGCCCAGCGCTTACGGCACCCGCTACGCGATGGGCTGGCACCAGGGTGCCCACGGCAGCCCAGCCTACGTGAGCCGGGGGCTGGGGGTGTCAGGGTTGCCGGTGCGGATGCTCTGCCCGCCGGAAATCACTGTACTGGAGCTGTTCCCGGCCTGA
- a CDS encoding MGMT family protein, producing MAQSPQFRERVLALVARIPRGRVMTYGQLALLAGQPGAARQVGYIMNGLQSSDHQLPWQRVVNSQGRISTGRIGLGDLQLALLINDGVTFDSSGRLDLVQYQWWPEDAEGAPATGGG from the coding sequence ATGGCTCAAAGTCCGCAGTTCCGCGAGCGTGTCCTGGCCCTGGTGGCCCGCATTCCCAGGGGCCGGGTAATGACCTACGGCCAGCTGGCGCTGCTGGCCGGGCAGCCGGGCGCGGCGCGGCAGGTGGGCTATATCATGAACGGCCTGCAAAGCAGCGACCATCAGCTGCCCTGGCAACGGGTGGTGAATTCGCAGGGCCGCATCAGCACCGGCCGGATCGGGCTGGGCGACCTTCAGCTGGCCCTCTTGATCAACGACGGCGTGACTTTCGACAGCTCCGGGCGGCTTGATCTGGTGCAGTACCAGTGGTGGCCGGAAGACGCGGAGGGTGCCCCAGCCACAGGCGGCGGATAA
- a CDS encoding c-type cytochrome, whose amino-acid sequence MTSLKARMTQGNVMSWLAGILLGLVLGIALLIVANAGAPSAKVPTSGSDGAAVTADASVNEAAQKGNTPETAGVSQGSQGGQTDSATNANQESAPTVGDPATTAGGDAGDTTASGDTTAAAGDSGAATDASGAAASSEGQSGDAAAAGATADAGNAAGDAAAGKQFFSSTCGGCHGPEGQGAIGPAMNAHASGWDLAGFTQTLREGKTPDGRELSPTMPRFSDSQVSDQDIANIHAWVQSL is encoded by the coding sequence ATGACGAGTCTCAAAGCACGCATGACTCAGGGCAATGTGATGTCCTGGCTCGCCGGTATCCTTCTCGGCCTGGTTCTGGGAATTGCCCTGCTGATCGTGGCCAACGCGGGCGCACCCTCTGCCAAGGTTCCGACCTCGGGCAGCGACGGCGCGGCGGTCACGGCGGACGCCAGTGTGAACGAGGCCGCCCAGAAAGGCAACACCCCCGAAACGGCGGGCGTGAGCCAGGGCAGCCAGGGAGGCCAGACCGACAGCGCCACCAACGCCAACCAGGAATCGGCCCCCACCGTCGGTGATCCGGCCACCACTGCCGGCGGCGACGCTGGCGATACCACCGCTTCCGGGGACACGACCGCTGCGGCCGGCGATTCCGGCGCAGCCACCGACGCTTCGGGCGCGGCGGCCAGCAGCGAAGGCCAGAGCGGTGACGCCGCAGCGGCCGGCGCGACGGCTGACGCCGGCAACGCCGCCGGTGACGCGGCAGCCGGCAAGCAGTTCTTCAGCAGCACCTGTGGCGGCTGCCACGGCCCCGAAGGCCAGGGCGCCATTGGCCCGGCCATGAACGCGCACGCCAGCGGCTGGGACCTGGCCGGCTTTACCCAGACCCTGCGCGAGGGCAAGACCCCCGACGGCCGCGAGCTGTCGCCCACCATGCCGCGCTTCAGCGACAGTCAGGTCAGCGACCAGGACATCGCCAACATCCACGCCTGGGTGCAGAGCCTCTGA